In the Chryseobacterium sp. MYb264 genome, one interval contains:
- a CDS encoding linear amide C-N hydrolase, translated as MKKFPLILFSLILSIGIWSEYEACTRVVYKGPENTVLTARSMDWRDEIPANIWVFPKGMDRNGQVGPRSEKWKSKYGSVISSSWDIASSDGMNEKGLVANLLWLGESEYPKFDPKRGKKGIAISLWAQYFLDNFATVKEAVDNVSKEPFVIVSDYIPGTERFTTVHLSISDASGDNAVFEYIKGKLVVHHSSDYNVMTNSPVFEDQLALNNYWKGIPGTVMLPGTNRAADRFVRASYYINAIPQTSDTRKAVASVFSVIRNCSVPYGISSETEPNISSTRWRSVSDQKNLTYYFETVFTPNTFWVDLKEFDLSPKGKVMKLDLSNYQTYNGKANTSFKESEPFKFLGL; from the coding sequence ATGAAAAAATTTCCTTTAATTCTTTTTTCACTTATTCTTTCCATAGGAATCTGGAGCGAATACGAAGCCTGCACGAGAGTCGTCTATAAAGGTCCTGAAAATACCGTACTTACAGCCCGTTCTATGGACTGGCGGGATGAAATACCTGCTAATATCTGGGTATTTCCAAAAGGAATGGATCGCAACGGACAGGTTGGCCCGCGTTCCGAAAAATGGAAATCCAAGTACGGAAGTGTGATCAGCAGCTCTTGGGATATCGCTTCTTCAGATGGAATGAATGAGAAAGGACTGGTCGCCAATCTTCTATGGCTTGGTGAATCCGAATATCCTAAATTTGACCCGAAAAGAGGAAAAAAGGGAATTGCCATTTCTCTGTGGGCGCAGTATTTCCTTGATAATTTCGCAACCGTGAAAGAAGCTGTAGATAATGTTTCCAAAGAACCTTTTGTGATTGTCAGCGATTATATTCCGGGGACCGAAAGATTTACCACCGTTCATCTTTCTATATCAGATGCTTCGGGAGATAATGCAGTGTTTGAATATATTAAAGGAAAACTGGTCGTTCACCACTCTTCTGACTATAATGTAATGACCAATTCACCCGTTTTTGAAGATCAATTAGCCTTAAATAATTATTGGAAAGGAATTCCCGGAACTGTTATGCTTCCCGGTACTAACCGTGCAGCCGACCGTTTTGTGAGAGCCTCTTATTACATCAATGCTATTCCGCAGACTTCGGATACGAGAAAAGCCGTGGCCAGTGTATTCAGTGTGATCAGAAACTGCTCCGTTCCTTACGGAATTTCTTCAGAAACAGAACCTAATATTTCTTCCACAAGATGGCGCTCCGTTTCGGATCAGAAAAACCTGACCTATTACTTTGAAACTGTTTTCACGCCAAATACCTTCTGGGTTGATCTTAAGGAATTTGACCTGAGCCCGAAAGGCAAAGTAATGAAACTGGATCTCAGCAATTACCAGACGTACAACGGAAAAGCCAATACCAGCTTTAAAGAATCTGAACCTTTCAAGTTCTTAGGACTTTAG
- a CDS encoding porin, translated as MTFYDIIKRTVLFCLIVSGLSLFAQIPDTLKAKQEEEVKYPQLQIKGLFQARYLVGMTKDVDVNGLHHTDDSGTDNNFMIKYMRVQMRAQISKRTEVVVLANLADFKNDPKSRVLENAYLKYTFNPKLAITVGQFRPWFGIEETYPIDIIKSLDWSNQYTEFGKLGWTSFQIGMSATGQLELGEIPFQYAVSVVNGNGKNQVNDNDNGKQYSTRLVFGLSKKYNLNLGLNGGAGEVFSKKVYALGVDLSSLIHFDSKWSLDMQLEAKQATNHPLYFAVAPELRPNTPDEYLIRGAYFLPNVRYEINHKNLSAFELSCRYEYLDTNFRLNSNPRQTITPMFGLEFLKNYGARIQLGVQFDRYKHQVENTTQYNNNLFIVQVQSRF; from the coding sequence ATGACTTTTTACGACATCATAAAGAGAACAGTTCTCTTTTGCCTCATCGTATCCGGTCTTTCCCTGTTTGCACAGATACCGGATACCCTGAAAGCAAAACAGGAAGAGGAGGTTAAATACCCTCAACTTCAGATCAAAGGGCTTTTTCAGGCGAGGTATCTCGTGGGAATGACCAAAGATGTGGATGTGAACGGGCTTCATCATACGGATGACAGCGGAACGGACAATAATTTCATGATCAAATATATGAGGGTTCAGATGCGGGCGCAGATCAGCAAAAGAACCGAAGTCGTTGTTCTCGCCAATCTTGCCGATTTTAAAAATGATCCGAAATCCCGAGTGCTGGAAAATGCTTATTTAAAATATACCTTCAATCCTAAACTAGCCATTACCGTTGGGCAATTCAGACCCTGGTTCGGGATTGAAGAAACCTACCCTATCGATATTATCAAGTCGCTGGACTGGTCGAATCAATATACTGAATTCGGAAAATTGGGCTGGACAAGCTTTCAGATCGGAATGTCGGCCACCGGGCAACTGGAATTGGGAGAAATCCCGTTTCAGTATGCGGTTTCTGTGGTGAACGGAAACGGAAAAAATCAGGTAAATGATAATGATAATGGAAAGCAATATTCTACGAGACTCGTTTTTGGTCTTTCTAAAAAATATAACTTAAATCTTGGTTTAAATGGCGGTGCAGGAGAGGTTTTCAGCAAAAAAGTCTATGCTTTGGGAGTTGACTTAAGTTCGCTGATCCACTTTGATTCCAAATGGAGCTTGGATATGCAGCTGGAAGCGAAACAGGCAACCAACCATCCGCTTTATTTTGCGGTAGCTCCTGAACTCAGACCTAATACCCCCGATGAATATCTGATTCGCGGAGCTTATTTCCTGCCGAATGTGCGGTATGAAATCAATCATAAGAACCTCAGCGCTTTTGAATTATCCTGCCGTTACGAATATTTAGATACCAATTTCAGGCTGAACTCCAATCCCAGGCAGACCATCACGCCAATGTTCGGTCTCGAATTTTTAAAGAATTACGGGGCAAGAATTCAGCTGGGTGTGCAGTTCGACCGTTACAAACATCAGGTGGAAAATACCACTCAATACAACAACAATCTGTTCATTGTACAAGTACAAAGTAGATTTTAA
- a CDS encoding anion permease, with amino-acid sequence MKEINIKAVAITFAIALIIWFIPAPEGVTENAWHLFAIFAATILGIILKAAPMGTMCMMAIGFTALTQVVAPGDAGKSITKALSGFGDKVIWLIGISFFIARGFIKTGLGNRIAFLFIRVFGKSSLGLAYGLGLADVCLAPAIPSNTARGGGIIYPIMKSMAISFDSVPDKPETHRKLGSYLTLNSYYMNLIASSMFLTGTASNPMCQKFAANLGINITWMSWAAAGFVPGLVAFFVVPLVLYKLYPPELKKTGDAPKMAAQKLKEMGPISKNEWLMLLAFFILLALWIFGSALSIDATTTAFIGLTLLLLTSVLTWEDVKSEKGAWDTIVWFAVLVMMASSLNELGFIGWFSDLIKEKIGGMTWTVAFPVIILVYFFSHYIFASATAHVAAMYAALLSVGIAVGIPPMLLAMMLGFLGSIYGVLTHYGHGPAPVFFGSGYVDLKAWWLRGLEIGVVLLIIYMGVGGLWMKILGYY; translated from the coding sequence ATGAAAGAAATTAATATTAAAGCAGTCGCCATTACCTTTGCTATTGCTCTTATCATATGGTTTATTCCTGCTCCGGAGGGCGTTACAGAAAATGCTTGGCATTTATTTGCCATTTTTGCAGCTACCATTTTGGGAATTATCTTAAAAGCGGCTCCCATGGGAACCATGTGTATGATGGCCATAGGATTCACCGCACTCACCCAGGTTGTGGCTCCCGGAGATGCAGGAAAGTCCATCACCAAGGCTCTTTCCGGATTTGGTGATAAAGTGATCTGGCTGATCGGGATTTCCTTTTTTATCGCCCGTGGGTTCATCAAAACAGGATTGGGAAACCGAATTGCCTTTCTTTTCATCAGAGTATTCGGAAAAAGTTCACTAGGTCTGGCGTATGGTTTAGGCTTAGCCGATGTTTGCTTGGCTCCTGCCATTCCGAGTAATACGGCAAGAGGTGGTGGTATTATTTATCCTATCATGAAATCGATGGCGATCAGCTTTGATTCCGTTCCTGACAAACCGGAAACACATAGAAAATTAGGATCTTATTTAACACTGAACAGCTATTATATGAACCTCATCGCATCTTCCATGTTCCTCACGGGAACGGCGAGTAACCCGATGTGTCAGAAGTTTGCAGCCAATTTGGGGATTAATATCACATGGATGTCATGGGCAGCGGCTGGCTTCGTCCCGGGACTGGTGGCTTTCTTCGTAGTTCCCTTGGTTTTATACAAATTATATCCGCCTGAACTTAAGAAAACGGGTGACGCACCTAAAATGGCCGCACAGAAATTAAAAGAGATGGGACCAATTTCGAAAAATGAATGGCTGATGCTATTGGCTTTCTTCATCTTACTGGCTTTATGGATTTTTGGCAGCGCCTTATCCATCGATGCCACAACAACAGCTTTTATTGGGTTAACATTGCTTTTATTAACTTCTGTTTTAACCTGGGAAGACGTAAAATCCGAAAAAGGAGCCTGGGATACCATCGTTTGGTTTGCCGTGCTGGTGATGATGGCGAGCTCGCTTAATGAATTAGGCTTTATCGGCTGGTTTAGCGATTTAATTAAAGAAAAAATTGGTGGTATGACCTGGACGGTAGCATTTCCCGTGATTATTCTCGTCTACTTTTTCAGTCATTATATTTTTGCGAGTGCCACGGCTCATGTAGCTGCGATGTATGCTGCCTTGTTAAGTGTCGGAATCGCGGTAGGCATTCCTCCCATGCTACTAGCAATGATGCTCGGATTTCTGGGTTCGATCTATGGAGTGTTAACCCATTACGGTCACGGTCCGGCTCCTGTATTTTTCGGAAGCGGATATGTTGACCTGAAAGCCTGGTGGCTTCGGGGTCTGGAAATAGGAGTCGTCCTGCTGATTATCTACATGGGTGTTGGCGGACTTTGGATGAAAATCCTGGGGTATTATTAG
- a CDS encoding succinate dehydrogenase cytochrome b subunit — MLSTLSRKILMCLTGLFLSFFLLIHFLGNLQLFLPQEQAHLQFNAYSHFLSGNIVIKIVSYVLYASIILHAADGLMLTLKNKKSGANYQSDRRGRASKWYSRNMGILGTLLLIFLVIHFQNFWYVYKFGNPPLDENGNKDLFILVVNVFKEWWYVLIYILSMVALCYHLIHGIHSAARTLGLFHPKFVKGFKTVGIAYSIMISVGFALMPVYVFFTYR, encoded by the coding sequence ATGCTGTCTACCTTATCAAGAAAAATACTGATGTGCCTCACCGGCTTATTCCTGAGCTTCTTTCTGCTGATTCATTTTCTCGGAAATCTTCAGCTGTTTTTACCTCAGGAACAGGCGCATCTTCAGTTTAATGCCTATTCGCATTTTTTATCAGGAAATATCGTGATCAAAATTGTTTCTTACGTGTTGTATGCAAGTATTATCCTTCATGCAGCAGATGGATTAATGCTTACCTTAAAAAATAAAAAATCTGGAGCTAATTATCAATCTGACAGACGCGGAAGAGCCAGCAAATGGTATTCCCGAAACATGGGAATTTTGGGGACATTACTATTGATATTTTTGGTAATTCATTTTCAGAATTTCTGGTATGTCTACAAATTCGGCAATCCTCCTTTGGACGAGAACGGAAATAAAGACCTTTTCATTTTAGTCGTAAATGTCTTTAAAGAATGGTGGTATGTTCTTATTTATATCCTTTCTATGGTGGCGTTGTGCTATCATTTAATCCACGGTATTCACAGTGCCGCCAGGACGCTGGGCTTGTTTCATCCAAAGTTTGTAAAAGGCTTTAAAACCGTTGGAATTGCTTATTCGATTATGATCAGTGTAGGATTTGCCTTGATGCCTGTTTATGTATTCTTCACTTACCGTTAA
- a CDS encoding fumarate reductase/succinate dehydrogenase flavoprotein subunit: MILNSKIPEGSLEKKWENYKKTARLVNPANRKKLDVIVVGTGLAGSSVAASLGEMGYNVKSFCFQDSPRRAHSVAAQGGVNAAKNYKNDGDSVYRMFVDTLKGGDFRAREANVYRMAECSLNLIDQAVAQGVPFGREYGGYLNNRSFGGVQVSRTFYARGQTGQQLLLGAYQALMRQVGKKSVQLFSRHEMLDLVMIDGKARGIIVRNLDTGAIERHAAHAVILATGGYGKIYYLSTLAMGCNGSAIWRAHKKGALMASPSWIQVHPTSLPQSGDYQSKLTLMSESLRNDGRIWVPLKENETRNPNDIPENERDYYLERRYPAFGNLAPRDISSRAAKERIDAGFGIGPLKNAVYLDFSKAIKEQGKEKIQEKYGNLFDMYLKITGYNAYQEPMMISPSAHFSMGGLWVDYELMTTIPGLFALGEANFADHGANRLGANSLLQASVDGYFIAPYTIANYLSQEIHTGKISTDHVEFEQAEHQVKQQIENFIHIKGTKTVDYFHKTLGKLLYDYCGLARNKEGLKYAIEEIRKLKQEFYKDVKVSGQGDQMNTELEKAGRVADYFEIGELMCYDALTRNESCGAHFREEYQTPDGEALRNDAEFQFISAWAWKGENNEPELIKEPLIFEEIQPTVRSYK; this comes from the coding sequence ATGATTTTAAATTCAAAAATACCGGAAGGATCCCTGGAAAAAAAATGGGAAAACTATAAAAAAACAGCCAGACTGGTGAATCCCGCTAACCGGAAAAAACTGGATGTGATCGTCGTGGGAACAGGATTGGCAGGAAGTTCCGTTGCCGCTTCTTTAGGAGAAATGGGCTATAATGTAAAATCTTTCTGCTTTCAGGACAGTCCGAGAAGAGCACATTCCGTTGCCGCTCAGGGCGGTGTGAATGCGGCTAAAAATTATAAAAATGACGGCGACAGTGTCTACAGGATGTTTGTCGATACACTTAAAGGCGGGGATTTCCGAGCCCGTGAAGCCAATGTTTACCGAATGGCAGAATGCTCCTTAAACCTGATCGATCAGGCGGTGGCGCAAGGTGTTCCGTTCGGAAGAGAATATGGCGGTTACCTGAACAACCGCTCTTTTGGAGGAGTTCAGGTGAGCAGAACATTTTATGCAAGAGGACAAACCGGACAGCAATTGCTTTTAGGAGCTTATCAGGCTTTGATGCGGCAGGTTGGCAAGAAAAGTGTTCAGCTTTTTTCAAGGCACGAAATGCTGGATTTGGTCATGATCGACGGAAAAGCGAGAGGAATTATTGTAAGAAATTTAGACACAGGAGCCATCGAAAGACATGCTGCTCACGCCGTGATTCTTGCAACGGGTGGTTATGGAAAAATTTATTACCTCTCAACATTGGCGATGGGCTGCAACGGCTCGGCGATCTGGAGAGCCCATAAAAAAGGAGCGTTGATGGCTTCTCCAAGCTGGATTCAGGTGCATCCTACTTCATTACCACAGTCGGGAGATTATCAGTCGAAATTAACTTTAATGTCTGAATCTTTACGAAATGACGGCAGAATCTGGGTTCCGTTAAAAGAAAATGAAACCAGAAATCCCAATGATATTCCCGAAAATGAAAGAGATTACTATCTGGAAAGACGGTATCCCGCTTTTGGAAACTTAGCGCCAAGGGATATTTCTTCAAGAGCGGCAAAAGAAAGAATTGATGCAGGCTTCGGAATCGGACCTTTGAAAAATGCCGTTTACCTTGATTTTTCTAAAGCTATTAAAGAACAGGGAAAGGAAAAAATTCAGGAGAAATACGGAAATTTATTTGATATGTATCTTAAAATCACCGGCTATAATGCCTATCAGGAACCGATGATGATCTCTCCTTCTGCCCATTTTTCGATGGGTGGACTTTGGGTAGATTATGAATTAATGACCACCATTCCGGGATTATTTGCTCTTGGTGAAGCTAATTTTGCTGATCACGGTGCGAATCGTTTAGGAGCTAATTCCTTGCTTCAGGCTTCGGTTGACGGATATTTCATTGCGCCTTATACGATTGCGAATTATCTGTCTCAGGAAATTCATACCGGAAAAATATCAACAGATCATGTTGAATTTGAACAAGCGGAACATCAGGTAAAACAACAGATTGAAAATTTCATTCATATAAAAGGAACGAAAACGGTGGATTATTTTCATAAAACTTTAGGCAAATTACTGTACGACTACTGCGGTTTAGCCCGAAATAAAGAAGGCTTGAAATATGCCATTGAGGAAATTCGAAAATTAAAACAAGAATTTTATAAAGATGTAAAAGTTTCAGGGCAAGGCGATCAAATGAATACCGAATTGGAAAAGGCAGGTCGTGTTGCCGATTATTTTGAAATTGGTGAACTGATGTGTTACGATGCTTTAACCCGAAATGAATCCTGCGGAGCTCACTTCCGTGAAGAATATCAGACGCCTGATGGTGAAGCCTTAAGGAATGATGCTGAGTTTCAATTTATCTCTGCATGGGCTTGGAAAGGCGAAAATAATGAACCGGAATTGATTAAAGAGCCTTTGATTTTTGAAGAAATACAGCCCACCGTAAGAAGTTATAAATAA
- a CDS encoding succinate dehydrogenase/fumarate reductase iron-sulfur subunit, which produces MDLHLKIWRQKDHQSEGKLVNYDLKNLNSHMSFLEMLDTLNEKLIIEGDEPVEFDHDCREGICGQCGMMINGLAHGPLEHTTTCQLHLRSFKDGETIVIEPFRAAAFPIKRDLKIDRSSFDRIISSGGFVSVNTGQAPDATAIAITHETAEEAFDSAACIGCGACVATCKNGSAALFTSAKITHMVLLPQGKEERSNRILNMVKQMDSEHFGHCSNTEACEMECPQGISVLNIARMNYEYGRALFFRKK; this is translated from the coding sequence ATGGATTTACACCTAAAAATATGGAGGCAGAAAGATCATCAAAGCGAGGGTAAACTGGTGAATTATGATTTGAAAAACCTCAATTCGCATATGTCTTTCCTTGAAATGCTGGATACTTTAAATGAAAAACTCATTATAGAAGGCGATGAGCCTGTGGAATTCGATCACGACTGTCGGGAAGGAATCTGCGGACAGTGCGGAATGATGATCAACGGGCTGGCTCACGGACCTCTGGAACATACCACCACCTGTCAGCTTCACCTGCGTTCTTTCAAAGATGGCGAAACGATTGTGATTGAACCTTTCCGGGCAGCCGCTTTTCCGATAAAAAGAGATTTGAAAATTGACCGTTCTTCTTTTGACCGGATCATCTCGTCAGGAGGTTTTGTCTCCGTTAATACCGGTCAGGCTCCCGATGCAACGGCAATCGCCATCACTCATGAAACCGCGGAAGAGGCTTTCGATTCTGCAGCCTGCATTGGTTGTGGCGCCTGTGTGGCAACCTGTAAAAACGGAAGTGCTGCTTTGTTTACCTCTGCCAAAATTACGCATATGGTTTTGCTTCCTCAAGGCAAAGAAGAACGAAGTAATCGTATTTTGAATATGGTTAAACAAATGGATTCTGAGCATTTTGGGCACTGTTCCAATACCGAAGCCTGTGAAATGGAATGTCCACAGGGAATTTCTGTACTGAATATTGCCAGAATGAATTACGAATACGGCAGAGCGCTGTTTTTTAGGAAGAAATAA
- a CDS encoding nucleoid-associated protein: protein MFSKIIVHRVGNKINGESLTLSQEELQLEEGMAELLEDYFLGSFKSEETFHFYSDTYLVNNPVYSSVSEIFDDKAKFLWESENIAKHLFEAAENPRVQGGELFIVYFEDEREGTERVDKIGIFKTEKRESFLKISPQDETFDIEKDQGIGLSKIDKAALIYNNDKETGYVLSVVDNNKNGDMYYWFEDFLKVKQRDDEYFHTQEALMVYKDYITKQLPQEFEVSKADQADFLNKSINFFKEKEEFKLDEFASEVLGDEHVIESFNNFKTDYEQDMQINIAEEFPINESAVKKTQRHFKSIIKLDKNFHIYIHGDRQKLATGEDENGKYYMLYFDKEV, encoded by the coding sequence ATGTTTTCAAAAATCATAGTACACAGAGTCGGAAATAAAATCAACGGAGAATCTTTAACGCTTTCTCAGGAAGAATTGCAACTGGAAGAAGGAATGGCAGAATTGCTGGAAGACTATTTTTTAGGTTCATTCAAGTCGGAGGAAACCTTCCATTTTTACAGCGATACCTATTTGGTGAATAATCCTGTTTACAGCTCGGTGTCTGAGATTTTTGATGACAAAGCCAAGTTTCTTTGGGAATCTGAAAATATTGCAAAACACCTTTTTGAAGCAGCGGAAAATCCAAGAGTTCAGGGTGGCGAATTGTTTATCGTTTATTTTGAAGACGAAAGAGAAGGCACAGAAAGAGTCGACAAGATCGGAATTTTCAAAACTGAAAAAAGAGAATCTTTCCTTAAAATTTCTCCTCAGGATGAAACTTTTGATATTGAAAAAGATCAGGGAATCGGTTTGTCTAAAATTGATAAAGCAGCTTTAATTTATAACAATGATAAAGAAACCGGATATGTACTTTCTGTGGTTGACAACAACAAAAACGGAGATATGTACTATTGGTTTGAGGATTTCTTAAAGGTAAAGCAGCGTGATGATGAATATTTTCATACACAAGAAGCTTTAATGGTGTATAAAGATTATATCACGAAACAATTGCCTCAGGAATTTGAAGTTTCTAAAGCAGATCAGGCAGATTTCTTAAATAAATCCATCAATTTCTTTAAAGAAAAAGAAGAATTTAAACTGGATGAATTTGCCAGTGAAGTATTGGGTGATGAGCACGTGATTGAAAGTTTTAATAATTTTAAAACAGATTACGAGCAGGATATGCAGATTAATATTGCAGAAGAATTCCCGATCAATGAATCTGCGGTAAAGAAAACACAGAGACATTTTAAAAGCATCATTAAATTAGATAAAAATTTCCACATTTATATTCACGGAGACCGTCAGAAATTGGCTACCGGAGAAGATGAAAACGGAAAATATTATATGCTGTATTTCGATAAAGAAGTTTAA
- a CDS encoding DUF7674 family protein, with protein MNYLKAIQEISEVIPFIEEELEENKTPSSYSVIHTFNDHIKKMIRQNDRNLLFKCLKKMNNIYRDGDIMLKYAVECTFIYSLDNSTAFCSEEYRKMIFSHISQELQKIHSRQIYSHGT; from the coding sequence ATGAATTATTTAAAAGCCATTCAGGAGATCTCGGAAGTGATCCCATTTATTGAAGAAGAACTGGAAGAAAATAAAACACCAAGCTCATACAGTGTGATCCACACTTTCAATGATCATATTAAAAAAATGATTCGGCAAAATGACCGAAATCTATTGTTCAAATGCCTGAAAAAGATGAACAATATTTACCGCGACGGCGACATTATGCTAAAATACGCCGTTGAATGTACGTTTATTTATTCTCTGGACAATTCAACCGCATTTTGCAGCGAAGAATACCGAAAAATGATCTTTAGTCACATTTCTCAGGAACTTCAGAAAATACATTCGAGACAAATCTACAGCCATGGCACATAA
- a CDS encoding DUF7674 family protein produces MMNVKMQTINQKIAIEYLKFFYPPLRGEISQLSVQDNFPGVIQATVNYLKKLLLEAKVSIIAHHIKLMDMIYKGGDSYVKGMIENLFVRSFESFKKHAKIQHWKLLYQYMPISFQIIYNDQQKQDRIFFGK; encoded by the coding sequence ATGATGAATGTAAAAATGCAGACTATTAATCAAAAAATAGCTATTGAATATTTAAAATTTTTCTATCCGCCCCTAAGAGGCGAAATATCACAGTTGTCTGTGCAGGATAACTTTCCGGGCGTTATTCAGGCGACCGTAAATTATCTGAAAAAGCTTTTATTAGAAGCAAAAGTAAGCATTATTGCCCATCACATCAAGCTGATGGATATGATTTACAAAGGTGGAGATTCTTATGTAAAAGGGATGATTGAAAACCTGTTTGTAAGGTCATTTGAAAGCTTTAAAAAGCATGCTAAAATTCAGCATTGGAAACTGCTTTATCAGTATATGCCGATCAGTTTCCAGATCATTTATAACGATCAGCAAAAACAGGATAGAATATTCTTCGGTAAATAA
- a CDS encoding thioredoxin family protein yields the protein MKFSKILIILGLFLFQLNFAQEKADVVLKKALTEAKAGNKNVLLVFHASWCKWCKLMEHNMNLPETKPIFDKNFVTAYIDVQERGEKKVLENPGGQEIMNKYKGQNAGLPFWLILNPKGAVLADSFDQKGDNLGSPATSEEVQAFLTKLEKGAKLNTEQKQIIQNVFVKK from the coding sequence ATGAAATTCTCAAAAATACTAATCATATTAGGATTGTTCCTGTTTCAACTCAACTTTGCGCAGGAAAAGGCAGATGTTGTATTGAAAAAAGCACTTACTGAAGCCAAAGCTGGTAATAAAAATGTTTTATTGGTTTTTCACGCTTCCTGGTGCAAATGGTGTAAACTGATGGAACATAATATGAACCTTCCGGAAACCAAGCCCATCTTCGACAAAAATTTTGTCACGGCTTATATCGATGTTCAGGAGAGAGGTGAAAAGAAAGTTTTGGAAAATCCTGGTGGACAGGAAATCATGAACAAATATAAAGGTCAGAACGCAGGATTACCATTTTGGCTGATTCTGAATCCTAAAGGAGCTGTACTTGCAGATTCTTTCGATCAGAAGGGAGATAATTTAGGTTCGCCGGCAACATCTGAAGAAGTGCAGGCTTTTCTTACTAAACTGGAAAAAGGAGCCAAATTAAATACCGAGCAAAAGCAAATCATTCAAAATGTATTTGTAAAAAAATAA
- a CDS encoding DUF1634 domain-containing protein, translating to MTVTDDTIKKLVGNVLKYGVRTVLFIGILGGLVYLFNHANDTVNYSHFEEKEESIFAVIGDIFRGVQQMNGSSIIYVAIIILFLTPFVRLLLSLVSFILEKDKLYVGITILVLCIICLSVYFGFGH from the coding sequence ATGACAGTTACAGACGATACAATAAAAAAACTCGTAGGAAACGTCCTGAAATATGGTGTTCGTACCGTTTTATTCATCGGGATTTTAGGCGGCCTTGTTTACCTTTTCAATCACGCAAACGATACGGTAAATTATTCTCATTTTGAAGAAAAGGAAGAAAGTATTTTTGCCGTGATTGGTGATATTTTCAGAGGTGTTCAGCAAATGAACGGAAGCAGCATTATTTATGTAGCCATCATTATTTTGTTTCTGACGCCATTTGTAAGATTGTTGCTTTCTTTAGTGAGTTTTATTCTGGAAAAAGATAAATTATACGTAGGAATTACAATTTTGGTACTTTGTATTATCTGCCTTAGTGTATATTTTGGTTTTGGGCATTGA
- a CDS encoding sulfite exporter TauE/SafE family protein yields the protein MSVLLFTLFVLLGSVCAGIIGSLSGLGGGIVVIPLLSIVLGVDIHYAIGAALVSVIATSSGSAAAYVKEGIANMRLGMFLEIATTAGAVAGALISSAAPSSFIAILFGCALIFSAGNSLRKKGEAVVENSSKMAIALKLPSDYPINKETKVKYGTKNVLGGFGMMGLAGMLSGMLGIGSGAFKVIAMDTIMKIPFKVSTTTSNFMMGVTALASCVIYIQKGYIVPDICLPVMIGVLVGAMIGSKILMATDPKKLRTIFAFIIFFLAANMIYSGIKGKI from the coding sequence ATGAGCGTTTTGCTGTTTACTCTTTTTGTTTTATTAGGATCTGTTTGCGCAGGAATTATCGGTTCTCTGTCCGGTTTGGGTGGGGGGATTGTTGTTATTCCGCTTTTATCAATTGTATTGGGAGTAGATATTCATTACGCAATTGGGGCAGCATTAGTATCGGTTATTGCTACCTCCTCAGGTTCTGCAGCAGCTTATGTAAAAGAGGGAATTGCCAATATGCGTCTGGGTATGTTTCTGGAAATTGCAACCACAGCGGGAGCAGTAGCCGGAGCATTGATCTCAAGTGCAGCACCAAGTTCTTTTATTGCGATTCTTTTTGGATGTGCCTTAATTTTTTCCGCCGGAAATTCTTTAAGAAAAAAAGGCGAAGCGGTTGTGGAAAATTCAAGTAAAATGGCCATTGCCCTGAAATTACCATCCGATTATCCTATTAATAAAGAGACAAAAGTGAAATACGGAACAAAAAATGTATTAGGCGGTTTCGGAATGATGGGGCTGGCAGGAATGCTATCTGGAATGTTGGGAATCGGTTCGGGAGCATTCAAAGTAATTGCGATGGACACCATTATGAAAATTCCGTTCAAAGTTTCAACCACCACAAGCAATTTTATGATGGGGGTTACGGCTTTGGCAAGTTGTGTAATCTATATTCAGAAAGGCTATATCGTTCCTGATATTTGTCTTCCGGTAATGATCGGAGTTTTAGTAGGTGCGATGATCGGATCTAAAATATTAATGGCAACCGACCCTAAAAAATTAAGAACTATTTTCGCTTTTATCATCTTCTTTTTAGCGGCGAATATGATCTATAGTGGAATTAAAGGAAAAATTTAA